In the Vallitalea okinawensis genome, TCAATTAGCCCATGTTACAATTGATAGCACTTTTTTATTTAAACCGATAGTAGATATTCAGTTTTCAAGTATTGTAAGTGCAAACGTGGAGAATTTGCTGGATGACGCTAATTCTGCTATACAATTACGGTATGAATTATTTAGAGTGTGTGATAATAGACAACCTCTTACATTAGGTGTATGGGAATTCGAATTGACTAATGGTGTTGGCAGCCAGAGGAATAGTACTACTGAGTCATTTGATTTTGTTTATTGTGATGAGATCATATGTAAAGGATGTTGTGATTATTTTGTAACGGTTACTGCGCTAGAAGTGACAGTAGGTACTGATGTACAAACTGTGGCAACAGTTGACAATGGTAGAATTGCTGCTATAGTAAGTTCTTCATGTTGTGATTAAGTGTGATCCAAATATAGAATAACCAATTGGAGGTTTAGATATGTCAAATAGTCAATACGTAGAATATATACCTTACCAACGAGAGAAAGGAGACATACTTTTAGAATGTGGTCTAGGAAGTGGAAGTAAAACCTTTACTTCAATTAATGATACGCCCTTCCAAATGGCAAGAGTTTCTCTTAATACTAGTTGTTTAGATAAACCTAGAGTTCTATTTAAGTTTTCCAGTTTAGTCCGAGTAGAAAGATTGAATTCTAACGGAACAGTTCGATTAAAGTATGAATTATTTAAAACTTGTAAAGGGGAATCCCCATTTTCACTGGGAACGTGGAATTTTGAAAAAATTAATATATCCGATTCTGATTTTTTAGATGTTGCCCAAGAATCGTTTAATTTTATTTTCTGTGAATGCAATAACTGTCCTGACTGTTGTGATTATTTTGTAAAGGTAACGCCTCTTGAAATAACTGATGTTAGAGTAACAGTCAGTGATGGCAGAATGGCTGCTATGGGTCAATCTGCTGAGGGTTGCATTTCACATGACTTCCAGGAGGATTATGTCTCTGAATATGTTAAACCAAAAGAAACCATATTATCTTGTGGACAAGGTAATGGAAGTGTTATCTTTGGAACAGAAGATGAGCCCCCGGTTCGAATTGCAAGTGTTGAGTTAGATACCGCATCTCTTTGTGAACCTACTGTTTTGATTGAGTTTTCCAGCATTATAAGCTATATCCATGAGGAAGTTCCCGCCGAATCAGTTAATTTTCAATTCCAGCTGTTTAGAAGATGTGGTAAAAGATCAGCAATTTCACTGGGGAACTGGATATATAATGTAGGAGCAATAAGTGGAGAAATTCAAACAGCTCAGGGATTTGGATTTACTTATTGTGAATGTTTGAGTTTTATTGGATGCTGTGAGTATTTCGTGATGTTAACACCTATTGAAGTACCTACAGAGGAGCAAGAATTTGCAATGATCAGTAATTCTAGGATGACTGCACTAGCTCAATCATCTAAATTGGAAAGTAAAAAATTAGTACAACCAAAGAGTGAACCTAAAAGAACATTATTGGAATGTGGAAGTGGCACAGGGAGTAGAACCTTTACTTCTTCTGATGACTCAGCTTTTCAATTAGCTCAGGTTACCATAGATACTAATAATTTATGTCAACCCAAAATCAATATCGAGTTTTCAAGTATTGTAAGTTTTGAAAGAACAAATTTTGATGGTCAGGAGTTAAATGCCTTACTTAGATATGAATTACTTAGAGTTTGTGAGGATGGTATTGAGGAATCGCAAGGCGTTTGGGCACTTGCTCGTATAGATCAGGATAGCATTCAGGTTACAGAATCATTTGATTTTACATTCTGTGAGCAAACAATATGTAATAGAGGATGTTGTACTTATTTTGTAAAGGTAACACCAATCGAAATAGAAGCGGCAGAGGTCACTGTTAGCAACGGAAGGATAGCTGTATTAGTACAAGAAGGTTACTAAACTAAGATTTATTAGAAATATAGTAATTTTGAATTAATTAGCATATAAAGCTATAAGTCAGTAAATGAAGACTTATAGCTTTTGGATTCTTAAAAGAGGTAGTCAACTATTTCATATTGATTTTTGATAACTGTCATGTTATATTGAAGATAATACACCGAAAGGAGATTCCGAGATGTTAAAAGGAAAAACCATTGTAATAGGTGTAAGTGGTGGTATTGCCGTTTATAAAGTTTGTGATGTGGTAAGCCGTTTAAAAAAGCTAAATGCTACTGTCCATGTCATCATGACTGAAGCAGCTACAGAATTTGTTGCACCCTTAACTTTTCAATCATTGAGTCAGCAACCAGTTGTGGTAGATATGTTTGAAAAGGTGGAGAAGTGGGATATCGAGCATATTGCTTTGGCTAAGGCAGCGGATATCTTTTTAGTAGCGCCAGCCACAGCTAATATAATTGGTAAAATGGCCAATGGTATAGCAGATGATATGCTATCTACAACAGTCATGGCTACAAAAGCGCCTGTTCTTGTAGCACCTGCTATGAATACCAATATGTACGACAATCCTATTGTTCAAAAGAATATTAAAAGTCTTAAAGAATTTGGCTATCAATTCATTGAACCGGAATCAGGAAGATTAGCCTGTGGTGATATGGGTAAAGGAAAATTAGCCGATGTTGATACAATAATCCAAGCAATAAATCGAGAATTAATAAAGGATCAGCCCATGAAAGGTCTTAAAGTTCTTATAACAGCGGGACCAACTAGGGAACCTTTAGATCCTGTACGCTATCTAACGAATCATTCTTCAGGAAAGATGGGTTATGCCATTGCAGAAGCAGCCGTCTTAAAAGGAGCAGAGGTTACATTAATATCAGGCCCTGTTACCCTAAGAGAACCTACTGGCTTAAAGGATTTTGTACAGATCCAAACAGCTGAAGAGATGTTTAGCATTGTTAAAGAAAACTTATCAGAGCAAGATATTATCATTAAATCAGCCGCAGTAGCAGATTATCGACCAAGATATTATCGTGATAATAAGATTAAAAAGTCCGATGAAGACTTAGAACTTCAATTAAATCGTAACCCAGACATACTAAAATGGATCGGTATGCATAAAGAAGACCACCAAATTATTGTGGGATTCGCAGCTGAAACCAATGATGTCATGGAAAATGGTATTAAGAAGTTAAAAGCTAAACAAACGGATTTAATTGTTATAAATGATATAACAAAAGCTGGGGCAGGTTTTAAGTCAGATACGAATAAAGTAACCTTGGTGCATAAAGATGGAAACGAAAAAAGTTATCCTCTAATGCCTAAAAAAGATTTAGCCCATATCATACTTGAAAATATTATTGATATCAGAAAAGATGGATAGAATAATAAAATATTATCGTTTATATCTGCTTTGATCCCATGGACAGAGACGGACAAGATACCTTAGGTGAAGTATACCCTTCTTGGACACTGTCTGTTCAAGGAGGGTTTTTTGATTGCAAGCTAGCAGGAGGTTCAATATGATTGGATTTATTGGAGCAGGACAAGTAGGGAAAACATTAGGAAGGTATTTTGCTAAGCATGGAGTACAAATTACTGGTTATTATAGTCGATCCTATGAATCAGCAAGTAAAGGTGCAGAACTCACTAAAAGTCAAGCCTTTAAAGAATTACGTGACTTAATTACTACATCACAGTTAATTATGATGACTATGCCTGATGATAGGATTGGTGATATGGCTGTACATTTAGGAAAGCTCAACCTTGACTGGAAGAGTAAAATAGTATGCCATACCAGTGGGGTTCACTCTTCGGCATTATTAGAACCCTTATTTCAACAAGGAGTTACCGTTGCATCTCTACACCCCATGTTATCTTTTGCTGATGAGGATTATGCATTAAAAGTATTAGGTCAAACACCACTTACATTAGAAGGAAAAGGTACTCAGATGAACGAATTAAAAAAGATATTGCAAGTTGTTCATCTAAAAGTGCGTGAATTAAAAACTGAACAAAAATCCCTATATCATGCTGCAGCCTGTATAGTATCCAATTATCTTGTTACATTAATGGATATAGGGATAGAATGCTTAGTTAAAGCTGGATTTGAACAACATTCAGCTATAGAACTTATAGAACCTTTAGCAACTGGTACACTGCATAACTTTTTAGAAAAAGGGTCTGAAGCAGCTCTAACAGGACCTATTGCTCGAGGTGATGTTGGAACAATAAGAACACATTTACAAGCTATTTCTAAAGAGAATAAACATATAGAAGAAATTTATCGTTTATTAGGTGAAAGCACCTTAAGCATTGTGCGTAAACAAAATCAATTAGATGAATACACTCTAGATGGTCTTAAGGAGGTATTACAAAATGAAAAAGGTAACAACAGAAACTATCAGAAGAATGAAAACGAAAAATGAAATCATAACCATGCTAACGGCATATGATTATCCAACAGCTGAAATTTTTGATGAAGCTGGGGTTGATATCCTATTAGTTGGCGATTCATTGGGCATGGTTGTTTTAGGATATGAGGATACCACAAGGGTAACCATGGCAGATATGCTCCATCATGTCAAAGCAGTAAGTAGAGGAAGTAAAAGAGCATTAATAGTAGCTGATTTACCATTTCTTTCTTATCACCTAGGGGTGTATGAGGCTGTTAGAAATGCTGGGCGACTCATACAGGAAGGAAAAGCTAATGCTGTTAAGCTTG is a window encoding:
- the coaBC gene encoding bifunctional phosphopantothenoylcysteine decarboxylase/phosphopantothenate--cysteine ligase CoaBC, encoding MLKGKTIVIGVSGGIAVYKVCDVVSRLKKLNATVHVIMTEAATEFVAPLTFQSLSQQPVVVDMFEKVEKWDIEHIALAKAADIFLVAPATANIIGKMANGIADDMLSTTVMATKAPVLVAPAMNTNMYDNPIVQKNIKSLKEFGYQFIEPESGRLACGDMGKGKLADVDTIIQAINRELIKDQPMKGLKVLITAGPTREPLDPVRYLTNHSSGKMGYAIAEAAVLKGAEVTLISGPVTLREPTGLKDFVQIQTAEEMFSIVKENLSEQDIIIKSAAVADYRPRYYRDNKIKKSDEDLELQLNRNPDILKWIGMHKEDHQIIVGFAAETNDVMENGIKKLKAKQTDLIVINDITKAGAGFKSDTNKVTLVHKDGNEKSYPLMPKKDLAHIILENIIDIRKDG
- a CDS encoding DUF4489 domain-containing protein; this encodes MSNSQYVEYIPYQREKGDILLECGLGSGSKTFTSINDTPFQMARVSLNTSCLDKPRVLFKFSSLVRVERLNSNGTVRLKYELFKTCKGESPFSLGTWNFEKINISDSDFLDVAQESFNFIFCECNNCPDCCDYFVKVTPLEITDVRVTVSDGRMAAMGQSAEGCISHDFQEDYVSEYVKPKETILSCGQGNGSVIFGTEDEPPVRIASVELDTASLCEPTVLIEFSSIISYIHEEVPAESVNFQFQLFRRCGKRSAISLGNWIYNVGAISGEIQTAQGFGFTYCECLSFIGCCEYFVMLTPIEVPTEEQEFAMISNSRMTALAQSSKLESKKLVQPKSEPKRTLLECGSGTGSRTFTSSDDSAFQLAQVTIDTNNLCQPKINIEFSSIVSFERTNFDGQELNALLRYELLRVCEDGIEESQGVWALARIDQDSIQVTESFDFTFCEQTICNRGCCTYFVKVTPIEIEAAEVTVSNGRIAVLVQEGY
- a CDS encoding Rossmann-like and DUF2520 domain-containing protein — protein: MIGFIGAGQVGKTLGRYFAKHGVQITGYYSRSYESASKGAELTKSQAFKELRDLITTSQLIMMTMPDDRIGDMAVHLGKLNLDWKSKIVCHTSGVHSSALLEPLFQQGVTVASLHPMLSFADEDYALKVLGQTPLTLEGKGTQMNELKKILQVVHLKVRELKTEQKSLYHAAACIVSNYLVTLMDIGIECLVKAGFEQHSAIELIEPLATGTLHNFLEKGSEAALTGPIARGDVGTIRTHLQAISKENKHIEEIYRLLGESTLSIVRKQNQLDEYTLDGLKEVLQNEKGNNRNYQKNENEK